In the genome of Chrysoperla carnea chromosome 5, inChrCarn1.1, whole genome shotgun sequence, the window gtttactttttataagtttattatttttactcgtAGCGCTGACGTCTTAGCATTAAAAGCTCATTTCATTAATTGGCTAATTATTACCTTAATCCACTAGTATTATTTGTAGTACAGGCAACAATTCCACACGATTGTATTCCTCCGTTAGTCATACTACTAAATGATCGAACTCCATCCCCTATTGCGAATTGATACTTATAATTAGTCGAATTTAAATTCATAAGCCTCGTATTTCGACTTAGGCTAACATTAAATTCACAACAAACAGTATTTTGGCAAACTGTCTCatgtattttatctttatttaatggCAACGGcttaaaactataattattcatttgatACGGAACCGTTTGTATTGAAATTGATTCGTTATTATTAGCAGGTGGATGTTTATTCTCGTATAAAATGGATTCTCCAAATTtaggataaattttataaatatattttgagtgTGGAAGATAACGATTATCTTTTGATACTTCTGAAATAATCAATGTCGATTCTTCTTTTTCTGTTGCATAATAAACATTGTTCTTTGTACGGGCTTGAAAAATTCCAGAACCAGTTGATCCATATTTAGGATCATTTACATTTGAGGCTAACAGAGTTGCATTATTTACGTACGCCCATCCATCTTGAATTTGTAAGGCTGAAACAAATATATCAGAATCACTATCAACGAAGGGAATTTctatttaagaataattaaaaataaaattaatatttttaaacttattatctGTTAGTGTACTAAATGTTTGAAGACGAAACCTTAATATCAACAATCTGTTcgattaagtaataatatttatattatgaaacaAAGGCGTGCACTAATccaaattcgattatttttcgCGGAGAttcagctgtttgaaatttaggtaaaattttgtgtaaaaattttgttcctttaaTAAATTGGTTGTGTGAATTTTTATTCACACTTCAAAACTTCACTTCAAAAACTTACCTGTTAAAAATGGAAGTTCTGACATCCATCTTGCTGGAAATATAAAATGtctgatattataatttttaactaacgtTAGCGTTGGTTTATCGAATAGAATGTCAAAACAAGTGAACAGTCCAAAGCTGACATTAAAATCAGT includes:
- the LOC123301363 gene encoding vanin-like protein 1, translating into MFRKIMNFNNLLILICLSCFYLQVYSTYIAGVYEQHLDDQWINRSVEYNLKTYNSVASDAKKLGVDILVFPEEGIYPDPDRKALTNFSLYVPNPVQKISPCYYNNFSSVLKNLSCLAKQYEMYIVVNVNEIFDCNNITQKELNDTRDCGLDKVYFFNTNIAFDRNGTVIARYRKHNLFGEYGEVLLNSTIVPTISIFNTDFNVSFGLFTCFDILFDKPTLTLVKNYNIRHFIFPARWMSELPFLTALQIQDGWAYVNNATLLASNVNDPKYGSTGSGIFQARTKNNVYYATEKEESTLIISEVSKDNRYLPHSKYIYKIYPKFGESILYENKHPPANNNESISIQTVPYQMNNYSFKPLPLNKDKIHETVCQNTVCCEFNVSLSRNTRLMNLNSTNYKYQFAIGDGVRSFSSMTNGGIQSCGIVACTTNNTSGLR